The proteins below come from a single Branchiostoma floridae strain S238N-H82 chromosome 5, Bfl_VNyyK, whole genome shotgun sequence genomic window:
- the LOC118416120 gene encoding apolipoprotein D-like, with amino-acid sequence MITLILAFIAFTATTNAQIITWLSSCPDVQLKANFDRTKYLGQWYDMEHFPAYFQKGRCSSAHYSMRDDGRIKVNNTQIMPDGTSDSVIGYLQKNAINNEPACLEVRFSEWQPRGYYLVLDTDYVNYSVVYSCTNLYVGKFELLWILSRRRTLAVGYLEHIHDLLDSYGIDTTRIEVEYCDSGELGYCHQSSKFFNC; translated from the exons ATGATCACCCTCATCTTGGCGTTCATAGCTTTTACAGCTACCACCAACGCCCAAATTATTACATGGCTTTCATCGTGCCCCGACGTACAGCTGAAGGCGAACTTCGACAGAACCAAG TACCTGGGACAGTGGTACGATATGGAACATTTCCCGGCCTACTTTCAAAAAGGCAGATGCAGCAGTGCTCACTACAGCATGAGGGACGATGGTCGTATAAAAGTCAACAACACCCAAATCAT GCCCGATGGAACATCTGATTCTGTCATTGGTTACCTTCAAAAAAACGCCATCAACAATGAGCCTGCCTGCCTTGAAGTTAGGTTCTCCGAAT GGCAACCGCGCGGCTACTACCTGGTACTGGATACGGACTACGTCAACTACAGCGTGGTGTATTCCTGCACGAATCTGTATGTCGGCAAGTTCGAGTTGCTTTGGATCCTCAGCCGTCGGCGCACGCTCGCAGTGGGGTACCTGGAGCACATCCACGACCTGCTGGACTCATACGGTATCGATACAACCAGGATAGAAGTAGAATACTGTGATAGTGGTGAACTTGGCTATTGCCATCAATCGAGTAAATTTTTCAATTGTTAG